In Vibrio bathopelagicus, one DNA window encodes the following:
- a CDS encoding porin, translated as MNKKLLALAISGAVFGTQAVAVELYNEDGTTFSVGGHVSVAVGDVNSDDRLGSDDIGVESVSPRINFGATHDLGNGFTADAKGEWALNMLDGGDESFTTRLGYIGLTHEDFGRGVVGTQWAPYYNVAGVADMPIAFANDFIYEDHGNLGTGRGEEMVSYGNAIDFGNAGSLSAAVAWQGRKADVNDYGNRGQVALNYAIADFTANYAYNTGDVDYVGVAGSKTADSHVLSATYGSYGAEGLYLAGVYAMNNYMNSGNSQILEESVAIELLASYALSNSLNLSVNYEAVEDDKKSETVYSTTALQAEYNFTSQFVGFAGYQFDLQGSGVYKEKADDQWLLGARYYL; from the coding sequence ATGAATAAGAAACTTTTAGCGCTAGCAATTTCTGGTGCGGTATTTGGTACACAGGCAGTTGCAGTAGAACTTTATAACGAAGACGGCACAACATTCTCTGTTGGCGGTCACGTGTCAGTTGCGGTTGGTGATGTTAACAGCGATGACCGTCTAGGTAGTGATGATATTGGTGTTGAGTCTGTTTCTCCACGTATCAACTTCGGTGCAACTCATGATCTTGGTAACGGCTTTACTGCTGATGCTAAAGGTGAATGGGCGCTAAACATGCTTGACGGCGGTGATGAGTCATTCACAACTCGTCTTGGCTACATTGGTCTAACTCACGAAGACTTCGGTCGTGGTGTTGTTGGTACTCAATGGGCACCTTACTACAACGTTGCTGGTGTAGCAGATATGCCAATCGCATTCGCGAATGACTTCATCTACGAAGATCATGGTAACCTAGGTACTGGTCGTGGTGAAGAGATGGTGAGCTACGGTAACGCTATCGACTTCGGAAACGCAGGTTCTCTAAGCGCAGCTGTTGCATGGCAAGGTCGTAAAGCTGATGTAAATGATTACGGTAACCGTGGTCAAGTTGCATTGAACTACGCAATTGCTGATTTCACTGCAAACTACGCGTACAACACAGGTGATGTTGACTACGTTGGCGTTGCTGGTTCAAAAACTGCTGATTCTCATGTACTGAGTGCAACATACGGTTCATACGGCGCTGAAGGTCTATACCTTGCGGGTGTTTACGCAATGAACAACTACATGAACTCTGGCAACAGCCAGATTCTTGAAGAGTCAGTTGCTATTGAATTACTAGCGTCTTACGCACTTTCTAACAGCCTTAACCTAAGCGTTAACTATGAAGCTGTAGAAGATGATAAGAAGAGCGAAACTGTGTACAGCACTACTGCTCTACAAGCTGAATACAACTTCACATCTCAGTTCGTAGGCTTTGCTGGTTACCAGTTCGACCTACAAGGTTCTGGCGTTTACAAAGAAAAAGCTGACGACCAATGGCTACTTGGTGCTCGTTACTACCTGTAA
- a CDS encoding autoinducer 2-binding periplasmic protein LuxP yields the protein MKRLLMLLGLAVFSASALSHGTHVLNGYWEYQDYLSKFPEQKALTDKMVEAVQNHPVPLRKIQDEPITISVVYPGQQISDYWVRNIEAFEKRLDRLRINYQINQVFTRVNADITQQSISLQEAIENKTDYLIFTLDTTRHRKFIEHVLTSTDTKLILQNITTPVRAWADRQPFMYVGFDHATGSLKLAEYFKNNSKSDSQYSVLYRSEGYISDARGDTFIHEVNTDTNFALKSSFYTKSDKESAYQAAKISIEKDKDLDFIYACATDVALGAADAIRESGRDILLNGWGGGSAELEAIEKGDLDVTVMRMNDDTGIAMAEAIKWDLAGLEVPTVYSGDFELVTKEDSPERISELKQRAFRYSGQ from the coding sequence ATGAAACGTTTACTTATGTTGTTGGGACTTGCCGTATTTTCTGCGTCCGCTCTCTCCCATGGTACCCATGTCCTCAATGGTTACTGGGAATACCAAGATTACCTTTCTAAATTTCCAGAGCAAAAAGCACTGACCGATAAAATGGTTGAAGCAGTGCAAAACCACCCGGTTCCGTTAAGAAAAATCCAAGATGAACCCATTACAATCTCTGTGGTGTATCCAGGGCAACAGATCTCCGATTACTGGGTTCGCAATATTGAGGCTTTTGAAAAAAGGCTCGATAGGCTAAGAATTAATTATCAGATCAATCAGGTCTTTACACGAGTTAATGCGGATATCACCCAGCAAAGTATTTCATTACAAGAAGCTATCGAAAACAAAACGGACTACTTAATTTTTACTCTTGATACCACTCGTCATCGTAAATTTATTGAACATGTTTTGACGTCAACGGATACCAAGTTGATTCTTCAGAATATCACTACACCAGTTCGAGCGTGGGCTGATAGACAGCCATTCATGTACGTGGGTTTTGACCATGCGACAGGCAGCTTAAAATTGGCGGAGTACTTTAAAAATAACAGTAAATCAGACAGCCAATATTCGGTTTTGTACCGTTCAGAAGGCTATATCAGTGATGCTCGCGGTGATACTTTTATCCACGAAGTGAACACCGATACGAACTTTGCACTCAAGTCCTCCTTTTATACTAAGTCTGACAAAGAAAGCGCCTATCAAGCGGCGAAAATCAGCATAGAGAAGGATAAAGACCTAGACTTTATTTATGCATGTGCAACTGATGTGGCACTGGGTGCTGCAGATGCGATTCGTGAATCAGGCAGAGATATTCTTCTTAACGGATGGGGCGGAGGCTCTGCCGAACTTGAAGCTATCGAAAAAGGTGATCTAGACGTGACTGTGATGCGGATGAATGATGACACTGGCATTGCGATGGCAGAAGCCATTAAATGGGATCTGGCTGGTTTAGAAGTGCCTACCGTGTATTCTGGTGATTTTGAATTGGTCACCAAAGAAGATTCTCCCGAACGTATTTCTGAACTCAAACAGCGGGCATTTAGATACTCAGGTCAATAA
- the luxQ gene encoding quorum-sensing autoinducer 2 sensor kinase/phosphatase LuxQ translates to MKKSYASTPRNTLAKLITRIVILVIGVMALGVLIHNYETSSRIVKQETNRTVQQTSSLIQNMFDYRLSVLQIHQDSSSHSAVLRQYFDTNDEEALSYFFFGVDQREPNHAPDMRFVATHDGVVWDDGNGQFYGLDYTNLEKISNEVAFSSNWHFLKLTTEIGERHLLARRTPVVDNETGEVLGQLYIAIVLDNNFSLAESIQQGSNCENIVIEAHGTPVTSTFSGDESYTITDILNYKQHDQLLSHFVTIATIKINAVDTPLIIRAVQKNTNFIALEENYERAIIVVVVVIILVSFFAKAWIQRKVAAELDKLMDFTRSASGNEDYNKFDGSNIFEFHHIGCTLEDTFERLSEQNQKFQDLFNFAHSPILVWSDKGDLIQMNPAARMALFDENDNYGVIAQEFEQRMLPNIQMVVQGSKLTGINVPIGDKVFRWNISAIRVEHGITGVVVQGQDITKLIEAERQADRAREEAEHLANVRADFLAKMSHEIRTPLNGILGVSQLMKRSIQSEDNRDQIDVLCNSAEHLLAVLNDILDFSKIEQGQFNIQKKNFRLVELVNTLDSIYRPLCEDKSVVFAIDNHLASDIEISTDQVRLNQIMFNLLSNALKFTHQGRISVSFELESIFNSDQASLIVRVKDTGIGIDGSKIDAVFEPFVQEDETTTREYGGTGLGLTIVKNLVEMLEGDIQVRSVKGEGSEFVIEIPVELSSQPLLGSSQQPHIDPQALFSHSLKVLLVEDNHTNAFIAQAFCKKYGMAVTWAKDGLEAIELAKAETFDLILMDNQLPNLGGVETTQQLRSEIGISTPIYACTADAQQSTRDSFMAAGANYVIVKPIKEESLHQAFVHFKNVYSGDMEQPI, encoded by the coding sequence ATGAAGAAAAGTTACGCCAGTACACCAAGAAACACTCTAGCCAAATTAATTACCCGTATCGTTATTTTAGTTATAGGGGTTATGGCGCTTGGCGTGCTTATTCATAATTATGAAACCAGTAGTCGCATTGTAAAGCAAGAAACGAATCGGACGGTTCAGCAGACTTCTAGCTTGATACAGAACATGTTTGATTACCGTTTATCGGTATTACAGATTCACCAAGATAGCAGTTCGCACAGTGCGGTGTTGAGACAGTACTTTGATACCAATGACGAAGAAGCGCTGAGTTATTTTTTCTTTGGTGTTGACCAGCGTGAACCTAATCACGCCCCAGATATGCGCTTTGTCGCGACTCACGATGGTGTCGTTTGGGACGATGGTAATGGTCAGTTTTACGGTTTGGATTACACCAATCTGGAAAAAATTTCTAATGAGGTCGCATTCAGCAGTAATTGGCATTTTTTAAAGTTGACGACGGAGATTGGAGAGCGTCATCTATTAGCTCGACGCACGCCAGTTGTTGATAACGAAACGGGTGAGGTTCTGGGCCAGCTGTATATCGCCATAGTGCTGGATAATAACTTCTCTCTCGCGGAATCGATTCAACAGGGAAGCAACTGCGAAAACATTGTAATAGAGGCGCACGGTACGCCTGTTACCTCTACATTCAGTGGGGATGAAAGTTACACGATCACGGATATCCTCAATTACAAACAGCATGATCAACTACTAAGTCACTTTGTGACCATTGCGACGATTAAGATTAATGCGGTCGATACGCCACTCATTATCCGCGCCGTGCAAAAGAACACTAACTTTATTGCGTTAGAAGAAAACTATGAACGCGCGATCATTGTCGTCGTTGTCGTGATCATACTCGTATCCTTCTTTGCAAAAGCTTGGATTCAGAGAAAGGTCGCGGCTGAACTCGATAAGTTAATGGACTTTACTCGCTCAGCAAGTGGCAACGAAGACTACAACAAATTTGATGGCTCCAACATCTTCGAATTCCACCATATTGGCTGTACGTTAGAAGATACTTTTGAACGATTGTCTGAACAAAATCAAAAATTCCAAGACCTGTTTAACTTTGCTCATTCACCTATATTGGTTTGGTCTGACAAAGGCGATTTGATCCAGATGAACCCGGCAGCTCGAATGGCTTTGTTTGATGAAAATGATAACTATGGTGTGATTGCTCAGGAATTTGAGCAACGAATGCTACCTAATATTCAAATGGTGGTTCAAGGGTCAAAGCTGACGGGTATTAACGTGCCAATCGGAGATAAAGTGTTTCGTTGGAACATATCGGCAATCAGAGTTGAGCACGGCATTACGGGAGTGGTCGTTCAAGGGCAAGATATTACCAAGCTTATCGAAGCGGAGCGACAAGCCGATCGTGCCCGTGAGGAAGCTGAACACCTTGCGAATGTGCGCGCAGATTTCTTAGCTAAGATGAGCCACGAGATCCGTACACCGTTAAACGGTATTCTCGGCGTCTCTCAGCTAATGAAACGCTCTATACAGAGTGAAGACAATCGAGACCAGATCGATGTACTTTGTAACAGTGCGGAACACCTACTTGCGGTACTTAACGATATTTTGGATTTCTCAAAAATAGAGCAGGGACAGTTCAATATTCAAAAGAAAAACTTCCGTTTGGTTGAGCTCGTTAACACGCTAGACAGCATTTATCGTCCGTTGTGTGAAGATAAGTCGGTCGTTTTTGCCATCGATAATCATTTGGCGAGTGATATCGAAATAAGCACAGACCAAGTGCGCCTTAATCAGATCATGTTTAACTTGTTGAGTAATGCCCTTAAGTTTACTCATCAAGGACGTATTTCGGTGAGTTTCGAACTTGAAAGCATTTTTAATTCAGACCAAGCCAGCTTGATTGTTCGGGTTAAAGATACCGGTATTGGAATTGATGGCAGTAAAATTGATGCTGTTTTTGAACCGTTTGTTCAAGAAGATGAGACGACGACTCGAGAGTATGGCGGCACAGGTTTAGGGCTTACTATTGTTAAGAACCTTGTCGAGATGCTGGAAGGTGATATTCAAGTTCGAAGTGTTAAAGGAGAAGGTTCCGAGTTTGTTATCGAGATCCCTGTAGAGTTATCTTCACAACCCTTACTAGGTTCTTCGCAGCAACCTCACATTGATCCTCAAGCGCTGTTTAGCCACTCCCTTAAAGTATTGCTGGTGGAAGACAATCACACGAACGCGTTTATCGCACAAGCTTTCTGTAAGAAGTATGGGATGGCCGTGACTTGGGCTAAAGATGGTTTAGAAGCGATAGAGTTGGCGAAAGCAGAGACGTTTGATCTTATCTTGATGGATAACCAGCTGCCTAACTTAGGTGGCGTAGAAACGACTCAGCAATTAAGAAGCGAAATTGGAATATCAACACCGATTTATGCCTGTACAGCCGATGCACAACAGTCGACCCGAGACAGCTTTATGGCAGCTGGTGCCAACTATGTAATAGTTAAGCCGATCAAAGAGGAATCGTTGCACCAAGCTTTTGTACATTTCAAAAATGTATACTCGGGTGACATGGAACAACCGATCTAA
- a CDS encoding phospho-sugar mutase — translation MQDAMNWLARDPDPRTREELQHLIDKKMHAELEDRFTQRLEFGTAGLRGKVGCGPNRMNRLVIQETATGLGHYLIEHIANATIRGVVVGYDGRLDSKQFAIDTASVLTALGIKVYLTANVAATPIVAFGIEHFNAAAAVVVTASHNPPEYNGFKVYWENGAQIIPPHDAGIADEIDVASTKPIPLISLSDAEKQGSLVWLTEGYYQTYRAAINQSPYVRNDIDSAHTTVTYTAMHGVGAQMAEDLLHDVGFHKVFSVAEQREPDGHFPTVNFPNPEEKGAMDLVVNLAKSVDADIACANDPDADRFAVAVRTDDTARTNDASYKMLTGDQVGVLFAHYLLSKPHTKNQLVGNSIVSSTLLEKVANSHGATYFQTLTGFKWLANIGMQLEDEQNEFLFAYEEALGYTIGTQVRDKDGLSALVVFAQLVEELKSQGRTVWDLLAQISLEHGVHTNAQRSIALDPDSPSIGSKLRSAQPKTISGVTVSVIEDLQSSLRYIVGGDTETINLPTSDVLIYHLEDGSRIIVRPSGTEPKVKVYYETVTKFEGSETYDEARQRGEEYTNNLIEQHQQELSA, via the coding sequence ATGCAAGATGCTATGAACTGGTTAGCGAGAGACCCAGATCCAAGAACTCGCGAAGAGCTTCAACATCTCATCGATAAGAAAATGCATGCCGAGCTAGAAGATCGTTTTACACAGCGATTGGAGTTCGGTACTGCTGGCCTGCGCGGCAAAGTAGGATGTGGCCCAAATAGAATGAACCGCTTGGTGATACAAGAAACGGCGACAGGACTTGGCCATTACTTAATTGAACATATCGCCAATGCAACTATTCGTGGTGTGGTTGTTGGTTATGACGGACGTCTTGATTCTAAACAATTCGCCATCGATACCGCTTCGGTACTGACGGCTTTAGGTATTAAGGTTTATTTAACTGCAAACGTCGCAGCAACACCCATTGTTGCCTTTGGTATCGAACACTTCAACGCAGCAGCCGCTGTCGTTGTGACAGCCAGCCACAACCCACCTGAATATAATGGGTTTAAGGTCTATTGGGAGAATGGTGCTCAAATCATTCCACCACACGATGCAGGCATCGCCGATGAGATTGACGTCGCGTCAACCAAACCAATCCCACTAATCAGCCTCAGTGACGCAGAAAAGCAAGGAAGCTTAGTTTGGTTAACCGAGGGTTACTATCAAACCTACCGCGCTGCGATAAATCAAAGCCCTTATGTGCGCAACGACATCGATTCAGCGCATACAACTGTGACCTACACAGCAATGCATGGTGTCGGTGCACAAATGGCAGAAGATCTTCTGCACGATGTTGGATTCCATAAAGTATTCAGCGTTGCGGAACAAAGAGAGCCCGATGGTCACTTCCCGACGGTTAACTTCCCCAACCCAGAAGAAAAAGGGGCGATGGATCTCGTCGTCAATCTGGCGAAAAGTGTCGATGCCGACATCGCTTGCGCCAACGATCCGGATGCAGACCGATTTGCCGTTGCCGTTAGAACTGACGATACAGCTAGAACCAATGATGCTTCCTATAAGATGCTTACCGGTGATCAAGTCGGTGTGTTGTTTGCTCATTACTTACTATCGAAGCCTCATACCAAAAACCAATTAGTCGGCAACAGTATTGTCTCTTCGACCTTGCTCGAAAAAGTCGCCAACTCTCATGGCGCTACCTATTTCCAAACACTGACTGGCTTTAAATGGTTAGCGAATATCGGGATGCAGCTGGAAGATGAACAGAATGAATTCTTGTTTGCCTATGAAGAAGCGCTGGGCTATACGATTGGTACTCAAGTTCGCGACAAAGACGGACTTTCTGCATTGGTAGTATTTGCTCAACTGGTTGAAGAGTTGAAGTCTCAAGGTCGAACTGTTTGGGATCTTCTTGCTCAAATTTCGTTGGAACATGGTGTACATACCAACGCTCAACGCAGTATCGCGCTTGATCCGGATTCACCGTCGATAGGTTCAAAACTTAGATCGGCACAACCTAAAACTATTAGTGGCGTAACTGTCTCGGTAATTGAAGATCTGCAATCTTCTTTACGATACATCGTTGGTGGAGATACTGAAACCATTAACTTACCAACGAGTGACGTATTAATTTATCACTTGGAGGATGGATCTCGAATTATCGTTCGACCTTCTGGCACAGAACCGAAAGTAAAAGTCTATTATGAGACGGTGACAAAGTTTGAGGGTTCAGAAACGTACGATGAAGCTCGTCAACGTGGAGAAGAGTATACAAATAACTTGATTGAACAACACCAGCAAGAACTCAGTGCTTAA
- a CDS encoding LysE family translocator translates to MIDLAILPVYLTAVVALLLLPGPDMLLIASSSMSYGRKVGVFASLGNATSGIILTVLAAMGVSALIAMSPVALKALNLLGGAYLLKMGWDCLRTEQGNAPELSDNSAAKTYYQRALISNLLNPKALIFFVMFLPQFVSTNIEATSGEQMLMLGLLLNVLGLTFNFLLVALVGTVGKSLVENAKFRTYQQKVMGAVFIVLAIWMLSSFIG, encoded by the coding sequence ATGATCGATTTAGCTATATTACCCGTCTACCTTACTGCCGTTGTTGCACTTCTTCTTTTACCTGGCCCAGATATGTTACTTATTGCCAGTTCTAGTATGAGTTATGGCCGAAAAGTCGGTGTATTTGCAAGCCTAGGCAATGCAACCTCTGGGATTATTCTGACGGTATTGGCAGCCATGGGTGTATCGGCGTTGATCGCCATGAGTCCTGTTGCCTTAAAAGCCCTGAATTTGTTGGGTGGCGCTTATCTATTAAAGATGGGTTGGGATTGCCTGCGAACTGAGCAGGGGAATGCGCCTGAACTCAGCGATAATTCTGCCGCGAAAACCTACTACCAAAGAGCATTGATTAGTAACTTACTTAATCCGAAGGCTCTGATTTTCTTCGTTATGTTCTTACCTCAGTTTGTGTCTACGAATATTGAAGCGACTTCGGGTGAGCAGATGTTGATGCTGGGCTTATTATTGAATGTTCTTGGTTTGACATTCAATTTCTTGTTGGTTGCTTTAGTGGGTACGGTTGGTAAGTCTCTTGTTGAAAACGCAAAGTTTCGTACCTATCAACAGAAAGTGATGGGCGCTGTGTTCATCGTTTTAGCGATTTGGATGCTATCTTCCTTCATCGGTTAG
- a CDS encoding PilZ domain-containing protein, translating to MHKDKNLELFRYLKPGTRTAGVLEFGPDDSIQISTLYIGHKQDQYLILELSQKATEALTLRKLNNVHIIVRAITDTELGHIVAFKTNVLAHITSPAHLIFLRPPSSFATKPIREHERYKVRLECEVTFDTLSLDATLVDFSASGCGIYLTQQSDIDIGWKIKANSILSEYLNSELVYKVVSKKRQDQGWLLGIQFPEHIEMNDELRTLLLEQAFTAGSL from the coding sequence ATGCATAAAGATAAAAACTTAGAACTGTTCAGATACCTAAAACCCGGTACAAGAACAGCAGGTGTGTTGGAATTTGGCCCGGATGACTCAATTCAGATAAGTACGCTTTACATCGGACACAAGCAAGATCAGTACTTGATTCTTGAGCTTTCACAAAAAGCCACGGAAGCACTAACGCTAAGAAAGCTTAATAATGTCCATATCATTGTTCGTGCTATTACCGATACTGAACTTGGTCACATTGTCGCATTTAAGACCAATGTACTGGCTCACATCACATCGCCTGCACACCTTATATTCCTTCGTCCACCCTCAAGCTTTGCAACAAAACCTATTCGCGAGCATGAAAGATACAAGGTACGACTCGAATGTGAAGTCACCTTTGACACCTTGTCATTAGATGCAACCTTAGTGGATTTTTCTGCATCAGGCTGCGGTATCTATCTTACCCAGCAATCGGATATAGATATCGGCTGGAAGATTAAGGCCAACTCGATCTTGAGTGAGTACTTAAATAGCGAACTTGTCTACAAGGTAGTGAGTAAAAAAAGACAAGACCAAGGTTGGTTGTTGGGAATACAGTTCCCTGAACACATAGAGATGAATGACGAATTGAGAACGTTACTGTTGGAGCAAGCCTTTACTGCTGGTTCTTTATAA
- a CDS encoding fumarylacetoacetate hydrolase family protein — protein sequence MSSVVDQEQLMNSKRTAVPTKVLCVGRNYVDHIEELNNAIPDAMVVFNKPSTSVTSSLSSFHQEALHYEAEICFIVENGEYSAVGLGLDLTKRELQSHLKAKGLPWERAKAFDGSAVLSRFVPTDGLDLSDLNLELFINCVRVQKGHVEQMLYSPSTILEELSSYTTLLDGDVVMTGTPKGVGSVHRGDIFLGRLKCGEATLIEIEWVAS from the coding sequence ATGAGCAGCGTTGTAGATCAAGAACAGTTGATGAACTCCAAACGAACGGCAGTACCAACAAAAGTCTTATGTGTTGGGCGCAATTACGTGGATCATATTGAAGAACTCAACAATGCTATCCCTGACGCTATGGTTGTTTTCAACAAGCCGAGTACCAGCGTTACCTCCTCTCTAAGTTCCTTCCACCAAGAAGCCCTGCATTACGAAGCTGAGATCTGCTTCATTGTTGAAAACGGTGAATACTCTGCAGTAGGGTTAGGTTTAGATCTCACTAAGCGAGAGTTACAAAGCCATTTAAAAGCGAAGGGCTTGCCTTGGGAACGCGCAAAAGCATTTGATGGTTCGGCTGTCTTGAGCCGTTTCGTACCGACTGATGGGTTGGATTTGTCGGATCTAAATCTAGAACTCTTCATTAATTGCGTTCGAGTCCAAAAAGGACACGTAGAGCAAATGCTGTACTCACCTTCGACTATCTTGGAAGAACTCTCGTCTTATACCACGCTGCTAGACGGTGATGTGGTGATGACGGGCACTCCAAAAGGGGTTGGATCCGTACACCGAGGTGACATATTCCTTGGTCGTCTAAAGTGCGGTGAAGCTACATTGATTGAGATCGAGTGGGTAGCGAGCTAG
- a CDS encoding GIY-YIG nuclease family protein: MSTLDNNAGWVVYLIRNRHNALYCGVTNNLERRFEQHQTGKGAKALKGKGPLELVWSFDVRSKSEALKTEYAIKQLPKPRKEKLVSLKLIIEWQEDQIQYIEVS; the protein is encoded by the coding sequence ATGTCTACCTTAGATAACAATGCGGGTTGGGTGGTGTACTTGATCCGCAATCGACACAATGCCCTTTATTGCGGTGTAACGAACAATTTAGAACGTCGATTTGAACAACATCAAACCGGTAAAGGTGCAAAAGCCCTTAAAGGCAAAGGCCCACTTGAGCTGGTTTGGAGTTTTGATGTTAGATCAAAAAGTGAGGCATTGAAAACCGAATACGCGATCAAACAATTACCGAAGCCTCGCAAAGAAAAACTGGTATCACTCAAACTAATTATTGAGTGGCAAGAAGACCAAATTCAATATATCGAAGTCTCATAA
- a CDS encoding cysteine-rich CWC family protein, with protein MKTPCLAACKNNGGICSGCHRTMDEIISWKDLTESERGSVMDSLSGSNSTHQCPQCNAPAHCDISAGKETCWCFELEKRDTSSIPKGSVCMCRKCLSALPIQ; from the coding sequence ATGAAAACACCTTGCTTAGCGGCTTGTAAAAATAATGGTGGCATATGCAGCGGCTGCCACAGAACGATGGATGAGATTATAAGTTGGAAAGACTTAACTGAAAGCGAAAGAGGTTCAGTGATGGATAGCCTTAGCGGTTCGAATTCAACTCATCAGTGCCCACAGTGTAATGCGCCTGCTCATTGTGATATCAGCGCGGGTAAAGAAACCTGCTGGTGCTTCGAGCTAGAGAAACGTGATACTAGCAGTATCCCTAAAGGCAGTGTTTGTATGTGTCGCAAGTGCTTGTCTGCATTGCCTATTCAATAG
- the yegD gene encoding molecular chaperone, with product MFIGFDYGTANCSVAAMVNGEPSLLQLEGKSHYIPSTVFAPTRESVSEHLFRHLNIKPSDAIGEQVLRRAIALNREESIDLVPEDMAFGQAALNLYLEDPRDVYYVKSPKSFLGASGLHDVQVSFFEDLVCAMMANIKNQAELTTQEQIKQAVIGRPINFHGRGGEEANRQAEHILSRAAKRAGFQDIAFQFEPVAAGLDYESTLTRDQTVLVVDIGGGTTDCSLLEMGPTWSGKSDRTQSLLAHSGQRVGGNDLDIYLAFKQLMSPFGIGSKGTSGIDMPLTQFWNPIAINNVEAQKNFYSRENLAALKLLRKEAAEPQKLDRLMKVYHDTLGYSIVRRAEEAKIALAECAQYRAAINVASELVEVDISVEQMVDAIETPKSKMIELVKEAIQQGQKKPDVIYMTGGSARSPILREAVEQAVPNVPIVSGNYFGSVTAGLARWAEVCFK from the coding sequence ATGTTTATTGGATTTGATTATGGAACAGCTAACTGTTCCGTTGCAGCTATGGTTAATGGAGAGCCAAGCTTGTTGCAGTTAGAAGGTAAGAGTCATTATATTCCCTCAACCGTGTTTGCACCGACCCGAGAAAGTGTTTCTGAGCATCTATTTCGTCACTTAAACATCAAGCCCAGTGATGCTATCGGTGAACAGGTGTTGCGACGCGCTATTGCATTGAACCGTGAAGAGAGTATCGATCTGGTGCCGGAAGACATGGCATTTGGTCAGGCTGCGTTGAACCTCTATTTAGAAGATCCACGTGACGTTTATTATGTTAAGTCTCCTAAGTCTTTCCTTGGTGCTAGTGGTTTACATGATGTTCAGGTGAGCTTCTTCGAAGATTTAGTGTGCGCCATGATGGCGAATATTAAAAATCAAGCCGAGCTGACGACTCAAGAGCAGATCAAACAAGCCGTTATCGGCCGACCAATCAACTTCCACGGGCGTGGTGGGGAAGAAGCAAACAGACAAGCTGAACATATTTTGTCTCGCGCAGCTAAGCGTGCTGGCTTCCAAGATATTGCGTTTCAGTTTGAACCCGTTGCTGCGGGACTTGACTATGAAAGTACACTGACTCGAGACCAAACCGTATTAGTTGTCGATATTGGTGGTGGTACGACAGATTGCTCATTACTTGAAATGGGACCGACCTGGTCGGGTAAATCGGATCGAACTCAAAGTCTACTGGCACACAGTGGCCAGCGAGTTGGTGGTAATGACCTCGATATCTATCTTGCTTTCAAACAATTGATGTCACCTTTTGGTATTGGCAGTAAAGGGACTTCTGGTATCGATATGCCGTTGACCCAGTTCTGGAACCCGATCGCAATCAATAACGTCGAAGCTCAGAAGAATTTCTATTCTCGAGAAAACCTTGCGGCTTTGAAGCTACTTCGTAAAGAAGCAGCTGAGCCACAAAAGTTGGATCGCTTGATGAAGGTTTATCACGACACGCTAGGCTACAGCATTGTGCGCAGAGCGGAAGAAGCTAAGATTGCGTTGGCAGAGTGCGCTCAGTATCGAGCTGCGATTAATGTCGCTTCTGAGCTAGTTGAAGTAGACATCTCAGTTGAGCAGATGGTGGATGCTATCGAAACTCCGAAATCAAAAATGATTGAGTTGGTAAAAGAAGCAATCCAACAAGGCCAGAAAAAACCAGACGTTATCTATATGACGGGTGGTTCTGCTCGTTCTCCAATACTGCGTGAAGCTGTAGAGCAAGCGGTGCCGAATGTTCCAATCGTAAGTGGAAACTATTTTGGTTCGGTAACGGCAGGTTTGGCGCGTTGGGCTGAGGTTTGCTTTAAATAA
- a CDS encoding HopJ type III effector protein, which translates to MELETLLNTLTQTPESIQFEDTMQVIEANYDFSESEFRNGDVVNMAGQNNGSCKIFAFGLAQDLSPEQTLACFGQFYRNDVLGFPENTDHQNIRNFMIHGWSGVQFSQSALTVKAK; encoded by the coding sequence ATGGAACTGGAAACTTTACTAAACACGCTGACGCAAACCCCAGAAAGCATTCAATTTGAAGATACGATGCAGGTGATCGAGGCGAACTATGACTTTTCTGAGAGTGAGTTTCGCAATGGTGATGTAGTGAATATGGCGGGACAGAACAATGGTTCGTGTAAGATTTTTGCTTTTGGTTTAGCTCAAGATCTTTCTCCCGAACAAACACTGGCTTGTTTTGGGCAGTTTTATCGCAACGATGTATTAGGTTTTCCTGAGAATACCGACCATCAAAACATTCGTAATTTTATGATTCATGGTTGGAGTGGTGTACAGTTTTCTCAATCTGCACTGACGGTAAAAGCGAAGTAA